In Caballeronia sp. TF1N1, the genomic window CCGTCGTCATGCCTCCGGCCTTGAGCTTCTTACCGTGCCAATAGAGCCCGTCGCCATCGACGCTGAGATGCTCGTAGTCGTCTTTGGTACCAAAAGCGCGGCCGCGTTTTGGCATAGTCCCCCCGTTAAAGGGAATTCTGTTCCAGGAACAGCTGCACTTGTTCGCGCATCGCCGCCATGTCAATGCGGCGTTGTTCTTCCGCCGCGTCCATCTTTTCCATGACAGACTGGAAGGACGCGTTCATCTCGATGCGAAGCGATGCGACTTCTTCTTTTGTCGCCATGCGCTGCTCGACGCTTTGTTGAAGCTTGCCGAAACTCGATTGCAGCCGGTCGACATTGGCGCTCAGCCGATTGACTTCGGCTGTCAGAAACTTGCGGTTCCGGTCGATGCTGTTTTCCAATTCTTCGGACTTTCTGATGTTTTCGTCGTGCCGCGCCGATCCATTTAGGTCGATTTTTTCGGCAATGACAAGATGGTTGTGCAAAAGCTTCAAGACATCCTGCAGCAGCACATTCGTGTTTTTCTCGTGCTGGGCGCTGTTCAGCATGTCCCGCTGCTGTCTGAACATCTGTCCAAGGTCCGAGGACGAAGCGCCGCCCGTGACCGTGGGCGCAACGAAAGCGGACACAGGCGAATTCGGGTTGGGCATCGGAAGCCTCCAATTGGCGTCTCGGCGGAGTATAAAGCGCCAGAACCGTTCCTGGGAACGCCATAATCCAGCTTCTAGGGCAAACGTAGCCGCTTTGTGCATGTCCGGCCTATAGACGGCCGTCCTTGTACAAGCCCCTCGCTAGCACGCTAGCAATATGCTTACGACCTGATAGCGACGAGGGCGGAGCCTTACTTGTAGACCTCTTCCGTTTTCGACTGAATCGATCCGGAGAGTTCTTTGAGGGTGACGATCACATGCCGGAAGTAGTCTTGGTCGATGACTAATTCTTGGCCAACCTCGCCACGCCGGAGATCGCCCACCTTTTCGAGATACAGAAGATTGATCTGGCCGCTACTGTGGATGATGATGTCCCGGGAGGCCTTGATTTCGATGAAGGCCTTCACTGTCGCGTCGTCCAGCTCGATGGCCAGAACCTTTGCCGCTTTATCGAGATACTCCCTTGGTTTCCCGAACATCAATCCCTCGCACCGTTGTGCGACGAAGCGCCGGATTACATCCTCCCTGCTCTCATGTTCGAGGAACAGATCAAGCGGGATACCGTTTTTCTCGGCAAGTATCGAAAGTTTCTTCGGAAACGCGCATGCTACCGTGGCGACGCTGTCTTGTATGAACGCTTCGACCCGCGACACCAACGACACAATGTTGGTCTCGAAAATTCCTCGCTCATGCTGCGCCGAAAAGATCGCGCCGATGTCGTTGTCGAGCCGCTTGCTGACGACGAAACCGCTGTGTTTTGGAACTTGATAGGGCTTCTTTTCCTTACTGTCGGAATTTAAAAGCTCTTCTGCCTTCTCTTCAAGGTCAGGCCTCAGCAGTTCCGTGAAGATCCATGCATCGTTCAGATGGCGGTAGAGCCGGATATGACGTTTGTAGATTGCTTTGGAGACTTCGCTTTCCCGCGCCACGCTCTAGCCCACCGTGAGGTGGACTTCCTTGCCCGCGCGCGCAAGGAGCGTGATCAGCATGTCGACGGTGAACTTCGATGTTTTCTTGTTGACCACGTCGGTCACGCGCGGACGCGCGACCTTCAGGATTTCCGCCGCCTCGTATTGCTTGTAGTGATTGGCTGAGATCCAAGCCGTCAGCTCATCCATAAGCTGGACCTTAACCGCTCTCGCCGCGTTGATTTCCGAGTCGAGATCGGCTTTCAGCGCTTTGGCTTCGGCTTTGCCGAAACCCAGCTCTTCGAAGATGTTCGCGCCCGGCTTGGTGCGATGGCGCGTTTCCGTATCGATCTTGGTCATTTTTTCTTCCTTTCCTGCACGACCGCCTTGTATCGCGCAATCGCAATGTCTTTATCCGGCTGAGAGGTCGCCTGGGTCTTCTTCTGGAAGCAATGCAGGACGTAAATTGCTTCCTCGAACTTCGCCACGTACATCACCCGGAAGATCCCGGCTGCGTCCTTGATCCGGATTTCCTTAACGCCCTCCCCAATATTTTCGAAAGGCTTCCAATCATCCGGGTCTATTCCGTTCTGAATCTTTCCGAGCTGGAAACCAGCCTCCCGGCGGACCTCTTCAGGAAAACCCAGAAGGTCCTTCAGGCTTGAGCCTTTCCAGTCGATTCCCTTCTCTTTCGGTGGGGCCGCAACGACCGGCGCAGGAGCTGCTTTCTGTTCTTTCAGTTTCTTCGCCATCTTAGTATAAAATCTTATACCTATTTGTAGTCCAGTTCAATCTTTTCAATCTCGGCGCGTCGAAACGAAGAACAGAAAGAACTTCATCATGAAATGCAACGAACAGTCTGCCGTCGTAACGCCCAAAGACGCACCCAGTCTCATCGCCTGGTACGTCGTTGAGTGTGGCGAGAAAAGCTTCTGGACGCGGATCAGTGCGGCATGGCCCCATGCCGACGATGCTCAGTTTCTTATAAACCGGTCAGCCGCTCAGCGCCGCTTCAGTCCTGGCCTTGAAAACAATCTTTCGGTGTTCGCGTTCGGCCTGTTCCCAGGATGCCGACCGGATCGCAACGCCCGTTGACTTGCCGTCGAAGAAAAAGGCCGTTTCGAACAGGAGCGGCGTGTCTGTATTCGTTCCGTTCGGATCGAGGCCGGTGAAGATGGTGGAAATCAGAGCGCCATCCAGCTCATCACGAGCGACGACCCGTTCCCCTGACTTGACGGAAGCTTCATACCATTCCGCCCATTCCTGACCGGTCGCGCACTGGACCGGCCGTTTGTTTTCTAGCTTATAGAACATCCATCCGTCTTACCGTGCCCGGACCCCATCGTCAAACACTGTGAAGGGCTGCGCTGTCCATAAGGCGGCTCCGCTCCGCTGCCACTGTTTTCCGGAAATTCGGTTTTGGCCATAGACGCCCGCTGATAAACCTCTGGGGCGCGGGCCTATAGGAACCCGCCTATTTATCGGAAACGCGCACAGGCGAGCGAGATAAGCGGCAAAGCGTCGATTCCGTGGACCGTGGTCTCTGTCGCCGTTTGATGCCCTTTTCTGTTTGCCCGCTTCCCTTGATACGCCGTTGTACCCGAGGCCGGACGGCCAGCAACACACTGCCCGCTCCATTCGCTTCGCTCCCGTGTTGGGTGTTTCCCTGACGGTGCAGGCCGTCCTCTGACCCCGGTTCCTTTAGGCGCATCGAAGCGACCCAACAGAAAGGAACGATCATGAAAAACGACGAGCAATCCACAGCGGCCACGAAAGACGCGCCGAGCCTTATCGCCTGGCACGTCACCGAACGAGGCGGAAAGAGCTTCTGGACCCGCATCGGGGCAGCGTGGCCTCATACCGACGAAGCCGGATGCACCGTGCAGCTGGACCTGATGCCGATCAGTGGCGGCCGGATCATCTTACGGGCCCGCAGCGAGGAGCAGGACCAGCAACAGGCCGATTAGACGCCGTGCTAGCAGGTAGCCGCTACCTGCTAGCAGCCTGTTCGACGGTAACGAAAGCGTTCAGAACAGACGCAGGCAGCCAGCCTGGCAACGGCGGCTTGAACACGGCCAGCACGACGATCAGCGCCGCGCCTGCCAGGGCAAAAAGCACAGGCAGGCTATCGCCGCCCCTGTGCCTTTTCCTCTTTCTTCGTCCGCTCTGCGTCCGTGTCAGGCGCGGGCGGTACGGGCGGCGCAGCATCGAGCCCGCCGCCGCCTCGATCACCTGCCGCGCGGTCGCCACATCGGCGCGGAAGAACTCGCGCCGGTTGCTGACCCGGCGATCGCTCATCATCCGATGAACGATCGCCTCAACCGCTGCGCAGTCGGTAACGGCCCGGCACCATTCGAGCTTGAACGGCTCCGGAACACCCGTTGCCGCCGCCAGCTCGCCCATCCGCGCGGTCGGCGTCCGCGTGGTCAGGCCGATTTTGACGAGCCCGGGCATATGCGGGTTCGTCAGGACATATATCCAGCCAGGCGCAGGCGATGATGAGGGCAGGCGGTCCTCCTGTTCGTCGACGCCGAGCATAGGACTTCCTGGCTCGAAGTTGGAGCTTCTTATGCACGGCAATCTGTTTTATACCCGTCCCATGAAAGCAGCTCTGACCCTTGCCGTCTGTCTGACTCTGGCCGTCGTGATACCGGCGAATGCCGCGACAATCGCCGGCCGCGTGGTCGGGATCACCGACGGCGACACGCTCACTCTCCTCACGTCCGACCGTCATGCCATCAAGATCCGTCTTGCCGACATCGACGCGCCAGAGAGGCACCAGCCGTTCGGGTCGCGCGCACGTCAGGCGCTCTCCGATCTGGTGTACGGGCGGAACGTCACGGTATCCGACGAGGTGGACGATTCAGGCCCGGATTTGAAACAGGACCCGTATGGGCGATCGATCGGCCGCATCCGTGCCGGCGACGAGGATGTAAATGCTGAAATGGTCCGCGAGGGCATGGCGTGGGTTTATACCGCTTACAACCGGGATCCTTCCCTGCCTGGCATTGAGGCTGAGGCGAGATCAGCCGGGCGCGGGCTTTGGGCAGATCCCTCCCCTACTCCGCCTTGGGAATGGTGTAAGGAGCGTAAATAGCCTTTCCCATGCGCTCAAAGATTCCGTGTAGATTCGATGAAACGAGATGGGGAACCGCCATGGGGAAGCTGCAATTCACATTCGACGTTGATCCCGACGCGAACGGCGTTTATGACGGCCGGGAGCTGGCAAAACAATTTATCGGCGCGGCTTTCAAGCTTCTGGTCCCCTATGTGGACGGGTGCCCGGCCTGTGCCGACAATCTGATGACCGCCATCGCCAATGACGTGATGGAGCAGCTGCATGAGGAAGGTCGGCAGCAAGGCGGCCTGGAAAGCGGGACGTATTCGACCGGCGACCCAGCCAGCAAGGCCTTACGGGTTCGCGAGCATCTGGATGCCTCCAAGGAGGAAACGGCGGCAATCCTGGGCATCACGGGCGAAGGCCACACCCATCATTGACCGGGAGAGCCAGGTGTTACCTCTGGCGTGGTCGCGGCAAACCCCATAAACGTTGATTTACCGCCGCGGCCGGATTTCTGGAGCCGACCGAGTGTCGGGGCTGCTGGACGGTGCAGGCGCCGATCCGCGATTTTCCGGCCCCCCTACCCCCTCGCCATCCGCAAAGCCGCCAGTAAGGCGCAGCTCTGCCGCTTCATGGACGCGCTGCATTAGCCGCAAGGCCTTTTCGTCTGAATTTGTGTGCTGGTCGTAGAGACGGAAGAACGCTCGGAAGGCGCTTTCGTGCAGCAACGGCCAGTCAGCGCCGCTGCCATTCCGACGGTCAAACAGCTTGACCATCGCCGCCATAATCCGCTCTGCCCCCTCGCCTGCATTGGCTGGAGGCTGAACGGGCATATGTGGCGTTGTGCGGCGTCTCATTGGGGTCTCCCTGCTCCCATATTTATTCCCCGGTCGTGACGATGCAACAAAATACTGGCACGCGTAAGGAAAGCACTTTGGCTGTCTTAAAAGCTTTACTATAGGCTTCCCTATATGCATTCCCATGCGCTTTCTGAAAAGCTTTCCTATTAGCTTTCTACAAAGCTGCCTATGTAGCTTTCCTAACGGCTTTCCTAAATACTTTCCGATACGAAAGCCTTAGGGCTTTCTTTCATGCATGCCCATAAGCTTTCCTAGTGGCTTGCCTAAGAGCTGTCCTTCTGGCATGCTGGTCAGAATGCACCTTGGAAAGCTGTTCTGCTTTCTTCTCGCACTCATACATGAGGTCCCCATGCCAACGATTTCATTCGTCAGTCCCAAAGGCGGCGCCGGCAAGACGACATCCGCACTGTTACTTGCCACCCAGCTCGCAGCCCGCGGCGCCCAGGTGACAATTATCGACGCCGATCCGAACCATCCCGTCCGGACGTGGGGGGAGGGGGGTAATGTCCCGGAAAACCTCACCATCGTTTCGAATCCTCGACCGACGAAGCAGGCTGAGGCCGATGTTGTCATTCCGGGTGTGGAGACGCGCCAGGTCAACTCTGAAACGATCCGCGACGTGATCGAGGAGACCGCGAAGGAGTCGCAATTCGTCATCGTGGATCTGGAGGGGACCGCCGAACTGATCGTCGGGAACGCGATCGCTGAATCCGATTTCGTCGTGGTGCCGACGCAGGGATCCCAGCTGGATGCCGAGCAGGCGGGCAGGGCGTTCGCGCTGATACGCGCGCATGAGCGCACCGTCCAGAAATACCGCCCTGATTATTCGCTGCCATACGCCGTCGTTTTTACCCGGACGAATGTCGCGATCATGAGCCGTGACACACGGTTCATCCGGAAAACGTTCGAACAGGCGGGAATTCCTTTCCTCGATGTCGAGCTTCACGAGCGCGCCGCTTTCAAGTCGGTCTTTTCGTATCAGCGGCCGCTCGACAAGCTCGATCCCAAAGAGGTATCGGGCGTTGAAAAGGCAGTCGAAAACGCGGAAGCCTTCACGCGCGAAATCGTGACGCGCATCCGTGATGCCATGCAACAACAGAAACAGGTGAAGGTCGCATCATGACGCGCGCAAATCCACTCGCCAATCTCGAATCCGATCCTCTCGAAAATCTGGACGCCTTTAAGCCCAAGTCGGAGGCCGAACCGAAATCGACCGCCGAGAAACGCGCCGTTGAGCAGAACGCGATAGAAAAGGGGTTTGTCAGCCGAAAGGCTGAGCCGGCGCGCAATACCGATAGGGAGCGGCCGCGCTATTACCGCA contains:
- a CDS encoding helix-turn-helix domain-containing protein, with the protein product MTKIDTETRHRTKPGANIFEELGFGKAEAKALKADLDSEINAARAVKVQLMDELTAWISANHYKQYEAAEILKVARPRVTDVVNKKTSKFTVDMLITLLARAGKEVHLTVG
- a CDS encoding type II toxin-antitoxin system RelE/ParE family toxin; this translates as MAKKLKEQKAAPAPVVAAPPKEKGIDWKGSSLKDLLGFPEEVRREAGFQLGKIQNGIDPDDWKPFENIGEGVKEIRIKDAAGIFRVMYVAKFEEAIYVLHCFQKKTQATSQPDKDIAIARYKAVVQERKKK
- a CDS encoding GIY-YIG nuclease family protein, with the translated sequence MLGVDEQEDRLPSSSPAPGWIYVLTNPHMPGLVKIGLTTRTPTARMGELAAATGVPEPFKLEWCRAVTDCAAVEAIVHRMMSDRRVSNRREFFRADVATARQVIEAAAGSMLRRPYRPRLTRTQSGRRKRKRHRGGDSLPVLFALAGAALIVVLAVFKPPLPGWLPASVLNAFVTVEQAASR
- a CDS encoding thermonuclease family protein, which produces MHGNLFYTRPMKAALTLAVCLTLAVVIPANAATIAGRVVGITDGDTLTLLTSDRHAIKIRLADIDAPERHQPFGSRARQALSDLVYGRNVTVSDEVDDSGPDLKQDPYGRSIGRIRAGDEDVNAEMVREGMAWVYTAYNRDPSLPGIEAEARSAGRGLWADPSPTPPWEWCKERK
- a CDS encoding ParA family protein, producing the protein MPTISFVSPKGGAGKTTSALLLATQLAARGAQVTIIDADPNHPVRTWGEGGNVPENLTIVSNPRPTKQAEADVVIPGVETRQVNSETIRDVIEETAKESQFVIVDLEGTAELIVGNAIAESDFVVVPTQGSQLDAEQAGRAFALIRAHERTVQKYRPDYSLPYAVVFTRTNVAIMSRDTRFIRKTFEQAGIPFLDVELHERAAFKSVFSYQRPLDKLDPKEVSGVEKAVENAEAFTREIVTRIRDAMQQQKQVKVAS